A segment of the Terriglobales bacterium genome:
TGTGCCAGCCCGCGCAGCGGGCGCCAGAATCCAGCCCCGGGCGTAAGCCCGGGGTGAGCCGTCCTGATCGCGCCCGAGTCCCGTAAGGACGACAGAGCATCAAAGCAGCGGCAAGCCCTCCTACCGCAACCCCGGCGACCACGTCGGAGAGGTAGTGATACCCGTCGTACACCGCGCCCGCGCACAGCAGCGCCACCAGCGGCGTGAGCGCCGCTCCCAGCCGCGGCGCGTATCGC
Coding sequences within it:
- a CDS encoding phosphatase PAP2 family protein, whose product is RYAPRLGAALTPLVALLCAGAVYDGYHYLSDVVAGVAVGGLAAALMLCRPYGTRARSGRLTPGLRPGLDSGARCAGWHSRVGCATRAVLRRLLPLGEPPA